A window of the Dunckerocampus dactyliophorus isolate RoL2022-P2 chromosome 19, RoL_Ddac_1.1, whole genome shotgun sequence genome harbors these coding sequences:
- the kidins220b gene encoding kinase D-interacting substrate of 220 kDa B isoform X1, giving the protein MDTTTSIKMTTLAIQNLFSYVEEENLTALRAHLDRFKEVDGRSDNGQTPLMLAAEQGSLDIVQELIRRGANVNLDDVDCWSALISAAKEGHVEVVKELLENSAYIEHRDMGGWTALMWAAYKGRMEVTKVLLEQGANPNTTGQQYSVYPIIWASGRGHAHIVKLLLEGGAKVNCSDKYGTTPLIWASRKGHFDCVMHLLENGADVDQEGANSMTALIVAVKGGYTDVVKELLKRNPNVNMTDKDGNTALMIAAKEGYTEIVQDLLDAGTYVNIPDRSGDTVLIGAVRGGHVEIVRALLHKYADIDIRGQESKTALYWAVEKGNATMVRDILQCNPDTEMCTKDGETPLIKATKMRSVEIVELLLDKGAKVSAVDKKGDTPLHIAIRGRSRRLAELLLRNPKDGRLLYRPNKAAETPYNIDCSHQKSILTQIFGARHLSPTESDGDMLGYDLYSSALADILSEPTMQPPICVGLYAQWGSGKSFLLKKLEDEMKTFAGQQIEPLFRFSWLVVFLSLLVCGSVAAVLGFTFDPRLAMAVSLSLLALLYLFFVVVYFGGRREGDNWNWAWLLSSCLARHVGYLELLLKLMFVHPPELPEQSTRALPVRFLFTDYNRLSSVGGETSMAEMIATLSDACEREFGFLATRLFRVFKTEETQGKSKWKKTCCIPSFVLFTLVMVCLVSGMALLAIFRVDGKNQTVNGVLMALGSVVGAALLLNCRTWWRVSDSVLNSQRKRLHSAANRMHKLKSEGFMKVLKSEVELMAKMAKTIDSFTQHQTRLAVVIDGLDSCEQDKVLQMLDTVRVLFSKGPFISIFASDPHIIIKAINQNLNSVLRDSNINGHDYMRNIVHLPVFLNSRGLSSARKMCAATAATPANGDAATADAGWHEELDRKLSQHSLGELTKFGSKTTLNRRDTYRRRQVQRSVTRQMSFDLTKLMVTEDWFTDISPQTMRRLLNIVSVTGRLLRANQISFNWDRLASWINLTEQWPYRTSWLILYLEETDGVPDQAALKNIYERVLKNIPTTKDVEPLLEIDGDVRSFEVFLSSRTPVLTARDIRTFLPCTVNLDPKLREIIADVRAAREQVNMGGVTYPSVPLQEAQPRPTSMYSQVSSTCSPSASFSGPFNPPVGGVVSPPPHSSYYSGMAGPQHPFYNRPYFPHHLHQLPRPLMASYPSHLVPRLLVKSSLPRNTTLGSASVVSGTPPTLLSSMTTDSVCERVRHMEGIDQSMLAAYTATIRKANVNGRVLSQCNIDELKKEMNMNFGDWQLFRATVLEMRHMESQVLHEEATSEQGSVVAGHPEVGRRAVVPSRAGNAPSDVSPMYSFSLSFEELNTVGLDEPSRHANAQWMAGPQRTSSMTSLNSQESSNDIAKLTDKQQAEYRNAYQEYIAQMAQLEVGGSGGEKLVQPQPGHFMTPSCEDKSKDAEQDGRKSFGKRACVKMATDNTDFAANSEALDPITEEDEKGDHGSSKSLLARKTSSERGGLFPGSADLKSKAGSGLHYQKLTSDDDESEESEAPLLKEGKMAADAKTGMCSLALKGKDYLSDATLDKKDSSDSGVRSNESSPNHSLQDEEADLSQLDRSNLIELDEDSGARKPGLPAALQDAAVTRMSICSEDQCSLLATSPDDTWPGSKTWNLNRTPSSVTLNNNTNAQQGDRQTPRTSAHSTDTIDPPTSTATTRPTPNNENVRVVHLKRGLKPGDPPEVCTLTADAVAFGEERESIL; this is encoded by the exons ATGGACACTACCACTTCCATCAAGATGACCACACTGGCCATTCAGAACCTGTTTAGCTACGTGGAGGAGGAGAACCTGACGGCGCTCCGGGCTCATCTGGACCGCTTTAAGGAAGTTGATGGACGCAGCGAT AATGGACAGACGCCGCTGATGCTGGCGGCCGAGCAGGGCAGCTTGGACATTGTGCAGGAGCTCATCAGGCGAGGAGCCAACGTCAACCTGGACGATGTG gaCTGCTGGTCGGCGCTGATCTCGGCCGCAAAGGAGGGTCACGTGGAGGTGGTCAAGGAGCTGCTGGAGAACAGCGCCTACATTGAGCATCGGGACATG gGAGGGTGGACGGCACTGATGTGGGCGGCTTACAAAGGTCGCATGGAGGTCACCAAGGTGCTGCTGGAGCAGGGGGCCAATCCCAACACTACGGGACAG CAGTACAGCGTGTATCCCATCATCTGGGCGTCTGGACGAGGACACGCCCACATCGTCAAACTCTTGTTGGAGGGCGGAGCCAAAGTCAACTGTTCTGACAAG tacGGGACCACTCCTCTGATCTGGGCATCCAGGAAAGGACACTTTGACTGTGTCATGCACTTGCTGGAGAACGGTGCTGATGTTGACCAGGAGGGGGCG AACTCCATGACGGCTCTGATCGTGGCGGTGAAGGGCGGCTACacggatgtagtgaaagagctTCTCAAGAGGAACCCCAACGTCAACATGACAGACAAAGATGGCAACACGGCGCTGATGATCGCCGCCAAGGAGGGCTACACCGAGATTGTGCAGGACCTGTTAGACGCAGGCACCTACGTCAACATCCCCGATCGA agTGGAGACACGGTGCTGATCGGGGCTGTGAGGGGGGGTCACGTAGAGATTGTCCGAGCTCTGCTGCACAAATACGCCGACATCGACATCAGAGGACAG GAGAGTAAGACGGCGCTGTACTGGGCCGTGGAGAAAGGTAACGCCACCATGGTGAGGGACATCCTGCAGTGCAACCCTGACACAGAGATGTGCACCAAG GATGGCGAGACACCTCTGATCAAAGCCACCAAGATGAGGAGTGTAGAGATCGTGGAACTGCTGCTTGACAAAGGAGCCAAAGTGTCCGCTGTGGACAAA AAAGGAGACACACCCCTCCATATTGCCATCAGGGGGCGGAGTCGCCGTCTGGCTGAGCTCCTTCTCAGAAACCCCAAAGATGGCCGCCTGCTGTACCGGCCCAACAAGGCGGCAGAGACGCCGTACAACATCGACTGCAGCCACCAGAAGAGCATCCTCACGCAAATCTTCGGCGCAC GTCACCTGTCCCCCACTGAGTCAGACGGCGACATGTTGGGCTACGATCTCTACAGCTCTGCCCTCGCCGACATCCTGAGTGAGCCCACCATGCAGCCCCCCATCTGTGTGGGCCTGTACGCCCAGTGGGGCAGCGGCAAGTCCTTCCTGCTCAAGAAGCTGGAGG ACGAGATGAAGACATTTGCGGGGCAGCAGATCGAGCCGTTGTTTCGGTTCTCCTGGCTGGTGGTCTTTCTATCTCTGCTTGTCTGTGGCTCAGTCGCCGCCGTGCTTGGCTTCACCTTTGACCCCAGGCTCGCCATGGCCGTATCACTGAGCCTGCTGGCGCTGCTCTACCTCTTCTTTG TGGTGGTTTACTTTGGTGGCCGCCGTGAGGGTGACAACTGGAACTGGGCATGGCTTCTCAGCAGCTGTTTGGCCCGCCATGTTGGCTATCTGGAGCTCCTCCTAAAGCTGATGTTTGTCCACCCACCAGAACTGCCGGAGCAAAGCACCAGAGCTCTGCCTGTCAG GTTTCTGTTTACAGATTATAATCGCCTGTCAAGCGTTGGTGGCGAGACATCCATGGCCGAAATGATTGCCACGCTGTCTGATGCTTGTGAGAGAGAGTTTGGATTCTTGGCAACACGCCTCTTCAGGGTGTTTAAGACTGAGGAGACACAag GAAAGAGCAAGTGGAAGAAGACGTGTTGCATTCCTTCCTTTGTGCTCTTCACACTGGTGATGGTGTGCTTAGTCAGCGGCATGGCACTTCTGGCCATCTTTCGTGTCGACGGCAAGAACCAAACAGTGAATGGCGTGCTGATGGCGCTGGGTAGCGTGGTGGGCGCGGCACTGCTGCTGAACTGCCGCACGTGGTGGCGGGTGTCCGACTCGGTGCTGAACTCACAGAGGAAGAGGCTGCACAGCGCCGCCAACAGGATGCACAAGCTGAAGAGTGAAGGCTTCATGAAG GTACTCAAGAGCGAGGTGGAGCTCATGGCTAAAATGGCCAAGACCATTGACAGTTTCACGCAGCACCAAACCAGGTTGGCGGTCGTCATCGACGGACTGGACTCATGCGAACAGGACAAAGTTCTTCAGATGCTTGACACG GTCCGAGTCCTGTTCTCCAAAGGTCCCTTCATCTCCATCTTCGCCAGCGACCCGCACATCATCATCAAGGCCATCAACCAGAACCTCAACAGCGTTTTGCGGGACTCCAACATCAACGGACACGACTACATGAGGAACATCGTCCACCTGCCCGTCTTCCTTAACAGCAGGGGACTGTCCAGCGCCAGGAAGATGTGCGCCGCCACCGCCGCCACGCCCGCTAATGGGGACGCCGCCACTGCtgatg CAGGTTGGCACGAGGAGCTGGACAGGAAGCTATCTCAGCACAGTTTGGGAGAACTGACCAAGTTTGGCAGCAAGACCACCCTCAATCGCCGG GACACATACCGCCGGCGGCAGGTTCAGCGCTCCGTGACTCGTCAGATGTCGTTTGACTTGACCAAGCTGATGGTGACTGAAGACTGGTTCACGGACATCAGTCCTCAGACCATGAGGAGACTTCTCAACATCGTGTCTGTGACAG GTCGTCTGCTGAGAGCCAATCAGATCTCTTTTAATTGGGACCGCCTGGCGTCCTGGATCAACCTGACTGAGCAGTGGCCTTACAGGACATCCTGGCTCATTCTGTACCTGGAGGAGACTGATGGCGTCCCCGACCAGGCTGCTCTCAAGAACATTTATGAGAG agtTCTGAAGAACATCCCCACCACTAAAGATGTGGAACCTCTGCTCGAAATCGACGGAGACGTCAGGAGCTTTGAAGTCTTCTTGTCCTCACGGACGCCGGTTCTGACGGCCCGAGACATTCGGACCTTCCTGCCCTGCACTGTCAACCTGGACCCCAAACTGCGTGAAATCATTGCAG ATGTCCGTGCAGCCCGGGAGCAGGTGAACATGGGTGGAGTCACGTACCCCTCAGTCCCGCTGCAGGAGGCTCAGCCCCGGCCCACCTCTATGTACAGTCAGGTTTCGTCCACCTGCTCGCCCTCCGCCTCATTTAGTGGCCCCTTCAATCCTCCAGTGGGGGGCGTGGTCTCGCCACCGCCTCACAGCAGCTACTACAGTGGCATGGCCGGACCACAGCACCCCTTCTACAACAGA CCATATTTCCCCCACCACCTTCACCAGCTGCCACGCCCCCTCATGGCGTCCTACCCATCACACCTTGTTCCTCGTCTGCTCGTTAAAAGCTCCCTCCCCCGGAACACCACTCTT GGCTCCGCCTCTGTGGTGTCGGGGACTCCGCCCACCCTCCTCAGCTCCATGACGACGGACAGCGTGTGCGAGCGTGTGCGTCACATGGAGGGTATCGACCAGAGCATGCTGGCGGCGTACACGGCCACCATCAGGAAG GCCAACGTTAACGGTCGAGTTCTGTCGCAGTGCAACATTGACGAGCTCAAGAAGGAGATGAACATGAACTTTGGAGACTGGCAGCTGTTCAGAGCCACC GTGCTGGAAATGCGGCACATGGAGAGCCAGGTGCTGCATGAGGAGGCCACCAGCGAGCAAGGCAGCGTTGTGGCAGGTCACCCTGAAGTGGGCCGGCGGGCTGTGGTTCCTTCCCGTGCTGGCAACGCCCCCAGTGACGTATCTCCAATGTACAGCTTCAGCCTGAGCTTTGAAGAGCTGAACACAGTGGGCCTGGACGAGCCATCACGACATGCCAATGCACAGTGGATG GCGGGGCCTCAGCGGACCAGCAGCATGACGAGTCTCAACTCCCAGGAATCGAGCAACGACATCGCCAAACTGACTGACAAGCAGCAGGCGGAGTACCGCAATGCCTACCAGGAGTACATCGCTCAGATGGCACAGCTGGAGGTGGGTGGCAGCGGCGGCGAAAAGCTAGTCCAGCCTCAGCCTGGACACTTTATGACACCGTCTTGCGAGGACAAGAGCAAGGACGCCGAACAAGATGGACGCAAGTCCTTTGGCAAGAGGGCCTGCGTCAAAATGGCAACTGATAACACCGACTTTGCAGCCAACAGCGAAGCTCTGGATCCCATCACAGAGGAAGATGAGAAAGGAGACCATGGATCCTCCAAGTCCCTACTGGCCCGCAAGACCTCCTCAGAAAGAGGCGGGCTTTTCCCAGGCTCCGCCGACTTGAAGTCGAAGGCTGGTAGTGGTCTGCACTACCAGAAGCTGACCAGCGACGACGATGAGTCTGAAGAGTCAGAAGCCCCGCTGCTGAAAGAAGGCAAGATGGCGGCAGACGCCAAAACAGGCATGTGCTCGCTGGCTCTGAAGGGGAAGGACTACTTGTCCGACGCGACACTAGACAAGAAGGACTCGTCCGACTCAGGCGTGCGCTCCAACGAGAGCTCTCCAAACCACTCACTGCAGGACGAGGAGGCAGACCTGTCGCAACTGGACAGGTCCAACTTGATCGAGCTGGATGAGGACAGTGGTGCCAGAAAACCCGGCCTCCCCGCCGCTCTCCAGGATGCTGCCGTGACCCGCATGTCCATCTGCTCCGAGGACCAGTGCAGCCTGCTGGCCACCAGTCCTGATGACACCTGGCCCGGCTCCAAGACCTGGAATCTGAACCGCACGCCCAGCAGCGTCACGCTCAACAACAATACCAACGCCCAGCAGGGGGACCGCCAAACACCCCGTACCTCTGCCCACTCCACCGACACCATCGACCCGCCCACATCCACCGCCACCACCCGGCCCACTCCCAACAACGAGAATGTGCGAGTGGTCCACCTGAAGAGGGGCCTCAAGCCCGGAGACCCCCCAGAGGTGTGCACCTTGACAGCAGATGCTGTCGCCTTTGGCGAGGAGCGTGAGAGCATCCTGTAA
- the kidins220b gene encoding kinase D-interacting substrate of 220 kDa B isoform X3 — MDTTTSIKMTTLAIQNLFSYVEEENLTALRAHLDRFKEVDGRSDNGQTPLMLAAEQGSLDIVQELIRRGANVNLDDVDCWSALISAAKEGHVEVVKELLENSAYIEHRDMGGWTALMWAAYKGRMEVTKVLLEQGANPNTTGQQYSVYPIIWASGRGHAHIVKLLLEGGAKVNCSDKYGTTPLIWASRKGHFDCVMHLLENGADVDQEGANSMTALIVAVKGGYTDVVKELLKRNPNVNMTDKDGNTALMIAAKEGYTEIVQDLLDAGTYVNIPDRSGDTVLIGAVRGGHVEIVRALLHKYADIDIRGQESKTALYWAVEKGNATMVRDILQCNPDTEMCTKDGETPLIKATKMRSVEIVELLLDKGAKVSAVDKKGDTPLHIAIRGRSRRLAELLLRNPKDGRLLYRPNKAAETPYNIDCSHQKSILTQIFGARHLSPTESDGDMLGYDLYSSALADILSEPTMQPPICVGLYAQWGSGKSFLLKKLEDEMKTFAGQQIEPLFRFSWLVVFLSLLVCGSVAAVLGFTFDPRLAMAVSLSLLALLYLFFVVVYFGGRREGDNWNWAWLLSSCLARHVGYLELLLKLMFVHPPELPEQSTRALPVRFLFTDYNRLSSVGGETSMAEMIATLSDACEREFGFLATRLFRVFKTEETQGKSKWKKTCCIPSFVLFTLVMVCLVSGMALLAIFRVDGKNQTVNGVLMALGSVVGAALLLNCRTWWRVSDSVLNSQRKRLHSAANRMHKLKSEGFMKVLKSEVELMAKMAKTIDSFTQHQTRLAVVIDGLDSCEQDKVLQMLDTVRVLFSKGPFISIFASDPHIIIKAINQNLNSVLRDSNINGHDYMRNIVHLPVFLNSRGLSSARKMCAATAATPANGDAATADAGWHEELDRKLSQHSLGELTKFGSKTTLNRRDTYRRRQVQRSVTRQMSFDLTKLMVTEDWFTDISPQTMRRLLNIVSVTGRLLRANQISFNWDRLASWINLTEQWPYRTSWLILYLEETDGVPDQAALKNIYERVLKNIPTTKDVEPLLEIDGDVRSFEVFLSSRTPVLTARDIRTFLPCTVNLDPKLREIIADVRAAREQVNMGGVTYPSVPLQEAQPRPTSMYSQVSSTCSPSASFSGPFNPPVGGVVSPPPHSSYYSGMAGPQHPFYNRGSASVVSGTPPTLLSSMTTDSVCERVRHMEGIDQSMLAAYTATIRKANVNGRVLSQCNIDELKKEMNMNFGDWQLFRATVLEMRHMESQVLHEEATSEQGSVVAGHPEVGRRAVVPSRAGNAPSDVSPMYSFSLSFEELNTVGLDEPSRHANAQWMAGPQRTSSMTSLNSQESSNDIAKLTDKQQAEYRNAYQEYIAQMAQLEVGGSGGEKLVQPQPGHFMTPSCEDKSKDAEQDGRKSFGKRACVKMATDNTDFAANSEALDPITEEDEKGDHGSSKSLLARKTSSERGGLFPGSADLKSKAGSGLHYQKLTSDDDESEESEAPLLKEGKMAADAKTGMCSLALKGKDYLSDATLDKKDSSDSGVRSNESSPNHSLQDEEADLSQLDRSNLIELDEDSGARKPGLPAALQDAAVTRMSICSEDQCSLLATSPDDTWPGSKTWNLNRTPSSVTLNNNTNAQQGDRQTPRTSAHSTDTIDPPTSTATTRPTPNNENVRVVHLKRGLKPGDPPEVCTLTADAVAFGEERESIL, encoded by the exons ATGGACACTACCACTTCCATCAAGATGACCACACTGGCCATTCAGAACCTGTTTAGCTACGTGGAGGAGGAGAACCTGACGGCGCTCCGGGCTCATCTGGACCGCTTTAAGGAAGTTGATGGACGCAGCGAT AATGGACAGACGCCGCTGATGCTGGCGGCCGAGCAGGGCAGCTTGGACATTGTGCAGGAGCTCATCAGGCGAGGAGCCAACGTCAACCTGGACGATGTG gaCTGCTGGTCGGCGCTGATCTCGGCCGCAAAGGAGGGTCACGTGGAGGTGGTCAAGGAGCTGCTGGAGAACAGCGCCTACATTGAGCATCGGGACATG gGAGGGTGGACGGCACTGATGTGGGCGGCTTACAAAGGTCGCATGGAGGTCACCAAGGTGCTGCTGGAGCAGGGGGCCAATCCCAACACTACGGGACAG CAGTACAGCGTGTATCCCATCATCTGGGCGTCTGGACGAGGACACGCCCACATCGTCAAACTCTTGTTGGAGGGCGGAGCCAAAGTCAACTGTTCTGACAAG tacGGGACCACTCCTCTGATCTGGGCATCCAGGAAAGGACACTTTGACTGTGTCATGCACTTGCTGGAGAACGGTGCTGATGTTGACCAGGAGGGGGCG AACTCCATGACGGCTCTGATCGTGGCGGTGAAGGGCGGCTACacggatgtagtgaaagagctTCTCAAGAGGAACCCCAACGTCAACATGACAGACAAAGATGGCAACACGGCGCTGATGATCGCCGCCAAGGAGGGCTACACCGAGATTGTGCAGGACCTGTTAGACGCAGGCACCTACGTCAACATCCCCGATCGA agTGGAGACACGGTGCTGATCGGGGCTGTGAGGGGGGGTCACGTAGAGATTGTCCGAGCTCTGCTGCACAAATACGCCGACATCGACATCAGAGGACAG GAGAGTAAGACGGCGCTGTACTGGGCCGTGGAGAAAGGTAACGCCACCATGGTGAGGGACATCCTGCAGTGCAACCCTGACACAGAGATGTGCACCAAG GATGGCGAGACACCTCTGATCAAAGCCACCAAGATGAGGAGTGTAGAGATCGTGGAACTGCTGCTTGACAAAGGAGCCAAAGTGTCCGCTGTGGACAAA AAAGGAGACACACCCCTCCATATTGCCATCAGGGGGCGGAGTCGCCGTCTGGCTGAGCTCCTTCTCAGAAACCCCAAAGATGGCCGCCTGCTGTACCGGCCCAACAAGGCGGCAGAGACGCCGTACAACATCGACTGCAGCCACCAGAAGAGCATCCTCACGCAAATCTTCGGCGCAC GTCACCTGTCCCCCACTGAGTCAGACGGCGACATGTTGGGCTACGATCTCTACAGCTCTGCCCTCGCCGACATCCTGAGTGAGCCCACCATGCAGCCCCCCATCTGTGTGGGCCTGTACGCCCAGTGGGGCAGCGGCAAGTCCTTCCTGCTCAAGAAGCTGGAGG ACGAGATGAAGACATTTGCGGGGCAGCAGATCGAGCCGTTGTTTCGGTTCTCCTGGCTGGTGGTCTTTCTATCTCTGCTTGTCTGTGGCTCAGTCGCCGCCGTGCTTGGCTTCACCTTTGACCCCAGGCTCGCCATGGCCGTATCACTGAGCCTGCTGGCGCTGCTCTACCTCTTCTTTG TGGTGGTTTACTTTGGTGGCCGCCGTGAGGGTGACAACTGGAACTGGGCATGGCTTCTCAGCAGCTGTTTGGCCCGCCATGTTGGCTATCTGGAGCTCCTCCTAAAGCTGATGTTTGTCCACCCACCAGAACTGCCGGAGCAAAGCACCAGAGCTCTGCCTGTCAG GTTTCTGTTTACAGATTATAATCGCCTGTCAAGCGTTGGTGGCGAGACATCCATGGCCGAAATGATTGCCACGCTGTCTGATGCTTGTGAGAGAGAGTTTGGATTCTTGGCAACACGCCTCTTCAGGGTGTTTAAGACTGAGGAGACACAag GAAAGAGCAAGTGGAAGAAGACGTGTTGCATTCCTTCCTTTGTGCTCTTCACACTGGTGATGGTGTGCTTAGTCAGCGGCATGGCACTTCTGGCCATCTTTCGTGTCGACGGCAAGAACCAAACAGTGAATGGCGTGCTGATGGCGCTGGGTAGCGTGGTGGGCGCGGCACTGCTGCTGAACTGCCGCACGTGGTGGCGGGTGTCCGACTCGGTGCTGAACTCACAGAGGAAGAGGCTGCACAGCGCCGCCAACAGGATGCACAAGCTGAAGAGTGAAGGCTTCATGAAG GTACTCAAGAGCGAGGTGGAGCTCATGGCTAAAATGGCCAAGACCATTGACAGTTTCACGCAGCACCAAACCAGGTTGGCGGTCGTCATCGACGGACTGGACTCATGCGAACAGGACAAAGTTCTTCAGATGCTTGACACG GTCCGAGTCCTGTTCTCCAAAGGTCCCTTCATCTCCATCTTCGCCAGCGACCCGCACATCATCATCAAGGCCATCAACCAGAACCTCAACAGCGTTTTGCGGGACTCCAACATCAACGGACACGACTACATGAGGAACATCGTCCACCTGCCCGTCTTCCTTAACAGCAGGGGACTGTCCAGCGCCAGGAAGATGTGCGCCGCCACCGCCGCCACGCCCGCTAATGGGGACGCCGCCACTGCtgatg CAGGTTGGCACGAGGAGCTGGACAGGAAGCTATCTCAGCACAGTTTGGGAGAACTGACCAAGTTTGGCAGCAAGACCACCCTCAATCGCCGG GACACATACCGCCGGCGGCAGGTTCAGCGCTCCGTGACTCGTCAGATGTCGTTTGACTTGACCAAGCTGATGGTGACTGAAGACTGGTTCACGGACATCAGTCCTCAGACCATGAGGAGACTTCTCAACATCGTGTCTGTGACAG GTCGTCTGCTGAGAGCCAATCAGATCTCTTTTAATTGGGACCGCCTGGCGTCCTGGATCAACCTGACTGAGCAGTGGCCTTACAGGACATCCTGGCTCATTCTGTACCTGGAGGAGACTGATGGCGTCCCCGACCAGGCTGCTCTCAAGAACATTTATGAGAG agtTCTGAAGAACATCCCCACCACTAAAGATGTGGAACCTCTGCTCGAAATCGACGGAGACGTCAGGAGCTTTGAAGTCTTCTTGTCCTCACGGACGCCGGTTCTGACGGCCCGAGACATTCGGACCTTCCTGCCCTGCACTGTCAACCTGGACCCCAAACTGCGTGAAATCATTGCAG ATGTCCGTGCAGCCCGGGAGCAGGTGAACATGGGTGGAGTCACGTACCCCTCAGTCCCGCTGCAGGAGGCTCAGCCCCGGCCCACCTCTATGTACAGTCAGGTTTCGTCCACCTGCTCGCCCTCCGCCTCATTTAGTGGCCCCTTCAATCCTCCAGTGGGGGGCGTGGTCTCGCCACCGCCTCACAGCAGCTACTACAGTGGCATGGCCGGACCACAGCACCCCTTCTACAACAGA GGCTCCGCCTCTGTGGTGTCGGGGACTCCGCCCACCCTCCTCAGCTCCATGACGACGGACAGCGTGTGCGAGCGTGTGCGTCACATGGAGGGTATCGACCAGAGCATGCTGGCGGCGTACACGGCCACCATCAGGAAG GCCAACGTTAACGGTCGAGTTCTGTCGCAGTGCAACATTGACGAGCTCAAGAAGGAGATGAACATGAACTTTGGAGACTGGCAGCTGTTCAGAGCCACC GTGCTGGAAATGCGGCACATGGAGAGCCAGGTGCTGCATGAGGAGGCCACCAGCGAGCAAGGCAGCGTTGTGGCAGGTCACCCTGAAGTGGGCCGGCGGGCTGTGGTTCCTTCCCGTGCTGGCAACGCCCCCAGTGACGTATCTCCAATGTACAGCTTCAGCCTGAGCTTTGAAGAGCTGAACACAGTGGGCCTGGACGAGCCATCACGACATGCCAATGCACAGTGGATG GCGGGGCCTCAGCGGACCAGCAGCATGACGAGTCTCAACTCCCAGGAATCGAGCAACGACATCGCCAAACTGACTGACAAGCAGCAGGCGGAGTACCGCAATGCCTACCAGGAGTACATCGCTCAGATGGCACAGCTGGAGGTGGGTGGCAGCGGCGGCGAAAAGCTAGTCCAGCCTCAGCCTGGACACTTTATGACACCGTCTTGCGAGGACAAGAGCAAGGACGCCGAACAAGATGGACGCAAGTCCTTTGGCAAGAGGGCCTGCGTCAAAATGGCAACTGATAACACCGACTTTGCAGCCAACAGCGAAGCTCTGGATCCCATCACAGAGGAAGATGAGAAAGGAGACCATGGATCCTCCAAGTCCCTACTGGCCCGCAAGACCTCCTCAGAAAGAGGCGGGCTTTTCCCAGGCTCCGCCGACTTGAAGTCGAAGGCTGGTAGTGGTCTGCACTACCAGAAGCTGACCAGCGACGACGATGAGTCTGAAGAGTCAGAAGCCCCGCTGCTGAAAGAAGGCAAGATGGCGGCAGACGCCAAAACAGGCATGTGCTCGCTGGCTCTGAAGGGGAAGGACTACTTGTCCGACGCGACACTAGACAAGAAGGACTCGTCCGACTCAGGCGTGCGCTCCAACGAGAGCTCTCCAAACCACTCACTGCAGGACGAGGAGGCAGACCTGTCGCAACTGGACAGGTCCAACTTGATCGAGCTGGATGAGGACAGTGGTGCCAGAAAACCCGGCCTCCCCGCCGCTCTCCAGGATGCTGCCGTGACCCGCATGTCCATCTGCTCCGAGGACCAGTGCAGCCTGCTGGCCACCAGTCCTGATGACACCTGGCCCGGCTCCAAGACCTGGAATCTGAACCGCACGCCCAGCAGCGTCACGCTCAACAACAATACCAACGCCCAGCAGGGGGACCGCCAAACACCCCGTACCTCTGCCCACTCCACCGACACCATCGACCCGCCCACATCCACCGCCACCACCCGGCCCACTCCCAACAACGAGAATGTGCGAGTGGTCCACCTGAAGAGGGGCCTCAAGCCCGGAGACCCCCCAGAGGTGTGCACCTTGACAGCAGATGCTGTCGCCTTTGGCGAGGAGCGTGAGAGCATCCTGTAA